One stretch of Brevibacillus laterosporus DNA includes these proteins:
- a CDS encoding polyprenyl synthetase family protein, with translation MSFSLKDYLNEKIALLETELPKGLKTEGVPTDLYESMHYSLMAGGKRLRPILVLAVLEAFHQPIERGLPYAMALEMIHTYSLIHDDLPAMDDDALRRGKPTNHKVFGEATAILAGDALLTRAFGLVASSYLYHPEVKAETTVQLLAELGQRAGEQGMVGGQMADIAGEGKQLSLEQLEYIHLHKTGDLLVAALRGGGYLAEATSNQLQALTNYAVKIGLAFQIKDDILNVEGDAVLLGKAVGSDASKEKATYPALLGLAESKQRLATLVKEAQAELTAEDINHAALFALAEYVMERVS, from the coding sequence ATGAGTTTCAGCCTGAAGGATTACTTGAATGAAAAGATTGCATTATTGGAGACGGAATTACCAAAAGGCCTAAAGACAGAAGGGGTTCCCACCGATCTGTACGAATCAATGCACTATTCTCTGATGGCTGGTGGCAAGCGATTACGTCCTATCCTTGTACTAGCTGTTCTGGAAGCGTTTCATCAACCAATTGAACGTGGACTGCCATATGCGATGGCTTTAGAAATGATCCATACGTACTCGCTTATTCATGACGATCTTCCTGCTATGGACGACGACGCACTACGGCGGGGGAAACCGACCAATCATAAGGTGTTTGGCGAAGCTACTGCCATTTTAGCAGGGGATGCTCTTTTAACAAGAGCGTTTGGTCTGGTGGCCAGTTCTTATTTATATCACCCAGAAGTAAAAGCCGAGACAACTGTTCAACTGCTGGCTGAACTAGGGCAACGTGCCGGTGAACAAGGCATGGTGGGTGGTCAAATGGCAGATATTGCAGGAGAAGGTAAACAGCTTTCTCTAGAACAATTGGAATATATTCACTTACATAAAACAGGTGATCTGCTGGTTGCAGCCTTGAGAGGCGGGGGTTATCTAGCGGAAGCGACATCGAATCAATTGCAGGCTCTAACCAATTATGCGGTTAAGATTGGACTAGCCTTCCAGATTAAAGACGACATTTTAAACGTAGAGGGAGATGCTGTTTTGCTTGGTAAAGCTGTGGGTAGTGATGCCAGCAAAGAGAAAGCAACTTATCCTGCGTTACTCGGACTGGCAGAATCTAAACAACGTCTAGCGACGCTTGTAAAAGAAGCTCAAGCAGAACTTACGGCAGAAGATATTAACCATGCTGCACTGTTTGCTCTAGCAGAGTATGTGATGGAGCGAGTTAGCTAA